From the genome of Prunus persica cultivar Lovell chromosome G8, Prunus_persica_NCBIv2, whole genome shotgun sequence:
aaagtaaatcaattacaattataataggaattcttggtgtgtaaggaaagtaagtcaatatccacaagtcacgccaacaaatGATACCTTCTTTCTTGATATGTTTGTGTGGATTCTTTGTTAATATCTTTAAATGATTTGATTGCAAGTGCAATCCTTTGTTAATATCTTGAAATTGTTTGACTGTAACTTGCAAGTGCCGCTGTGAAACATTGAGTTAAACTTGAATTCGAAGAAGAAATTCAATGCCTAAAAAAAACTTGGTCATCGCTCTGCACACCAAATCTTGTGAATCAAATATGTTCTCAATGTAATGCATAAATAGAAGATGCTAGGCAGGCCATTGTGATGGTTATGATGTCGATAATTTTTATCCTGcgatttgaagaaaaaggtaGGAATAATTTGGTTCATTGTAGATTTTTTCAGCTTGTCAATATTTTTCTTGACTTCAGGAGGGTTTTCCCTTGAATGGAGATTAAAGATAAAGGATAAGATTGATTCTCCGTAGTGAAGATTTCCTAGTGCCTCTTGAATGGAGATCTTGCATAGGTGCTGTGGAGCATAGATTATAGACATTTACTGCTTTTAGATGCTACTTCTGAATATGCAGATGAACCACTTACTTCTTTTTCTGCCTACTTGTTTAGGTTTATATTATTAGATCAAATGGTTTAGATGAAGCGGATTGCGCTGTTGGCCTCACGAGGTTAGATGCTGGCATTAAGCAGATGGATACTGGTAAGTTGTTTAAAATTCACCAAGTTATTTTGCTTAATGGTTTGACAGTTATAACTCTTGCTTTCTTTGATCTCCCTGTATCATTTCtgtaatttataattatatcaCGCAGGACACATTATTTCATGTGTAAGGGAAGAAAGTGGGAATTTGGAACCTATTCCAGAGGACTATGCAATAGCCTTTAATACAAAATCTCGTCCACTATCAGACCAGTCTGAAAATGATAGTGAAGATCTTGGTTTTGAAGTTCTGGATGGACTTAGACTTTCAGAGTCTGTTGTCCCATTCAAAGAAATGTACCGTATGGATAACTTCAACGTCTTGGTCAATGGTTTAAACATAAATTCCGAGTTTTCGAAATACGTTCTGAACAAGTATTACGAGCTTTGCTGCAGTCAAAACTCATTCCTTCATGAACATCTTCTTGAGGGTCTGAACTGCAAACTGATAGTTGGAGTAACTTCTGAGACAATCAACATTGCAGATGCCATCAGGGCCTGCAAGATTACAACCTCAGAAGGTTACTTTTCCACTTGGAATAAGACTTTGATAGCCTTTGAGGGTTTAGGCATGAATGTCGGGTTCCTGCGTGCTCGGCTTGACCAGCTGGCAATTCTtgcttcaaaatcaaaaggatTTAAGGAGGCTAGACTTGAAGAGCTTAGAGGCAAAGCTTTTGGAAGTAAAAGAGACCATAAGTAGGCTTGACTCTGAGATTGAAATATGAGTTCAGAGAAGCTTGAACTTTTGTTCCAAGAAGTGGCCAAGGCCCCTTGGTGGTCAGAACGAGAACTTTGCTCAAGCTacatgaggaagaagaggccTATCTCATGATCATTCAGCTTTTTGGTGGTTTGGAGGTCAAGGCACACAGTTGACCATCTTTTGTATAGAATTATGTCCATTGTAGGGAGGAATATTGTAGCTATTTCTGGTTCTCTCTATAATTATCCAACGCACAAATGACTGATTGATCTGGCCTTGGGGTTGCATTTTCCTCTATCATAAGTTTCAATATCTAGCCATATCCTGCTTACAAAAAAACGAAAAGACCTGTCCAAAACACTTGAATAATGAGATGCGCTCATAATTTGTGCCGAAGACCATTTTCGGACGTAAGAATAAATTCAAAGTTCCAAGTTTCATGAATGTTTGCCATGAAACTCCAAGTATGAAATCATAACTAGAGGTAACTATATGCTATGGTGTGTGTGGAAGTTATTGCAAGTTACAATATGATAATAATGGTGATTGTGGTAAATGGTTGTTTAGTTATCATATTACATTTATCCACTTTTaattatgaatatatatatatatatagttcccTTTTATTAAGGGATCTCTTTTTGAGAAGGAGAATTCATTCATAGAACTAAAGACGTATAAAGAACAACATGATACAATGGCCTCGTTAAAACTTTCCTAGGACAACCTCATGGTACAAAGCCTAGGGGAGAAAAGAGTACCGCACATATTATGGACTAACAAGAGAATCCGATTCAAGTCACTTTGGACCATTACAATAATAGAACaaatcaaaaatgaaaactaacaTAGACCTCTGACGAAAACCTCAACTATAGACCAACACATTAGACCCACATGAGAGGACTACAGAATATCCCAACTGTCAAAAGAAGCCTTATATGAGCAAAATCATAGTCCTTTGACACCCATACAAACTACAAGGTATACTATAACAAAAACCAAGAGAGAACATGCAGGAGGAACACATAAACAACAGTAAAAGGACCCCTGAGAAGCACTCTACTTCAACTCATAATCGGACAAAGAAAACCTCATATGACAAGCATAGTTCTTTGGTCGGCACATAGTAGAGAAGAGCATCACATCCCAACAACTACCACCAGTGTCCTTGCTGCCGCCGTCATTGAAACAGAGACAAAACATCAGCCACCAGGTATCATAACCCTCCCAAGGAGAGACATAATCCAACGTCACTACTGTCGCCGTCGTCTAGACAAAGATAACACCAGCCACCTAGAACATTGcaaaaacaatcaaacaaaataaacagacCAACAAACCTATATCCAAATAGATCTAGACTATCTAAGGAGGGGAAGGGGAGGAGAAGATGGGATAAGAGGAAGGGAAAAgatgggagaaaaagaaggggagATGAGGAGAGGAAGGTGAAGATGGGCGGAGGGGAGAAGGGGCAGTGGCCACCTCCCCCCTTAGCTTCCTTGCGGTTGGTTGTAGGCAAGGAGAAAGGAGACCAAAGTGCGGCtatggtttttttagagaagatcgaaaaaaattattaagggatctcttaaataattttatttgagggacgcacTTTAGGGTAtcctacgaattttttttcaatgatccaaaccatctattttttaggttttcatttatagatcatccttgcaaaaaattagacaaataaGAAACCGTTTAGACATCTAAtttgtcctacaaaatcaatgaacaccgtgtttcaagaaagtactaaaattttaataatttaattgagtgatcaaatgatatcggattcaagtgattttttatagagatgatctttaaatgaatatctacaaaataaacagtttggattagtgaaatatagTGTGGAGTAGGCCCTACAAGGgtgtctctcaaataattGAGGAATTCGTCAATAGAAActttctgtatatatatatatatacataaatcaTGGGATACAAATATCAATTATGATTGgaatagtaattttttttttatataaaaattatttatttattgtaacaTTAGAAACGTAAATATCACTACATGAAACATGCTAAAAAAGGTGATGAGATAattggaaatatatatatatatatatatattatataaccACACTAAGTATTggtgaagaaaaatatcacTAGACTagttgaggaaaaaaaaacctctaatgtataaataaaaaaattaaaaaaaaagggaaaagaaatatCAGTAAACTAACAAATTAACGATGATGGTAATATGTCTCTACAAttataaagccatgtcaaaaGGCGAAAGCAGTTGGGGTCACATGCTTCAcaggaacaaaaataaaaaaaaaataagaagaaggaaaaaaacgcaactaaaaaaaagaatagttGATTTGAAATTTACATTCAGATTTCACAAGGATAGTTTTGTAGATTGaaaaaagcaacaaaacaaatataaaattagctCAAAAAACTCTACCCATCATGCAATTCCTTTGAGCATCTTCATTGCTCCATAGTTACATCTCTTTTACACTTATGGGAGATATAAatgtcatttttttcttcaatgtcATAGATGTAAATCAGAGATGTAAAAAGGACATGAAAGGAAATGATTTTATATCAAGTTGAAGCAAAATGATATTTCTGGTATTTCGGTAGTTATCTCACCTTTTATATGTTTAGAGCCTCTCACTTTTGcattatctcttttttttttttttttttcagcatGTGGGGCCCAGCAAATGAGGATGTAATATCAGATGTAaatatccatatttttttacattttatgGCCAAATGCAATATTTGTATTCATTTACATAATTACATTCCACCATTAGAGCAACTTCCGACAACTTTGGTATAAATGTCTTTTACATCTTCCTTTTCACCTTTGCAATGAAGATGCTCTTACAGTTTCTTACTTTACTTTCAACTTTTTCGGAaatctcctcttcttctctacCTTTCGAGTCCAGTTCGGTATCCTAGAAACTAGAAGGTAAtcccccttttcttttttggttttttatacTTTTGTATGATGCATTGTGGTTCAATATTGAGTCATAATATTCTTTGATTCTTGAAGCATAATGTCGTCAATTACTAGCTAATTTGATATTGACATCAATTGACAACAAAAGAGTGCGTTGCCAACTTTGAGAAATATCCTCCCTTCTCGTTCTTtttctcaatctcatcctcactctcatttttttatatactttagcataaaaaataaaaaataaaaaactaaatttgAGCTATATTTGTATGTTCTTCTTCTAAGATACATTTGATTATAAATGCTATGTAACATGTTTGAAATGAGTGATCAAGGGATTGATGTGTAGTGCTACCCACACGTTAATTTCTTTGTGTTAGAAGTTTCAGTCTCGAATCATTGCGCACATTTGCTCTGCAAAATTATTTGGTTGTCTTTCCTTAATCATGCCTCtcttactcttttttttttttttttgaattgagCATGTATCGTACTCTTAACAAGGTCCATGCATCATACATGTCACGACGGAAAtttataaacataataaaagaaGACTTGCCCATGCTGAGAAGCTAGGATTAAAAGTAGTGAGAGAATTACTGAAGGgtgataaaattatttttaatccGCATTGTCAAATACCCAAAGAGCCCCTattgtttttgaaaattggCTCCATTTCAGGCAAGCTTCTAGGCCCTTGAGGGTCTGacagaaatacaaaatttaaatCGAACGGTCTTTTCATCTTCCGTTCCCTTTCTCGTCATACATGTCTGaccccacaaaaaaaaaaaaaaaagtctctcTGTATTTTACGACTTTTGACTCTTCACTCTTGACCTCCAGAACCACAAGGTGAGAGAGCAAAATGGCTGTTCTTCAAGACCGGAAACAGAGCTCCTCTGACCTACCACCACCCAAGGCccgctctttctctctctctctaagatATGTTTATGGTTTTGCTTGCAAACTGAGTATgtgattgttttgtttataaatgATTTTGCAGAGTAATAGGCGACGACCACCAAGGAACAAGGAAAATATGTTTAGGAAGAAATCTTCATCTCTCACTCAGTCACAGACGACCAAAAGCATTGTGAGAAACACTATGCTctgttctctttttctttctttctctctttccccaCAATTCATGGGCTCTATTTATTCATCTTTCTATGTTGAACTCTACGTATCTTTAATCTTTTCAAGTTGTAAGCTTTCTGAAATGGGTTTTTGCTAGAAATGATTTAGAACAAAAAGTCTTGgacaatttcataaatatgAGCTTTTAAAGCAACTACAGACTTCCTGAAGAGGACAAGTTTTCACTTGTGTTCGTCGTCTGCAATTTTGATGattcaaatgaaaagaaaaaaaattaggaaaatggTTTCATGTTTCAAACCACTGGACCCAAAAGCTTAACCCAAAATCCCTCATGGGCTGagctatatttttcttatttatttctatatattttcttcaaaactgGGTGTGCTGTAGCCCAGCCCAATATGGAAAAACATTGTGCTTACTttgtaaaaagaagaaatgctatgaccccccaaaaaaaaagcatgGGGCCCATCACTAATTAGGCATTGAAAGGAGGACAATGCAAATGGTAAATGAGGGGGTTTACACTGGAATACACTTGTCAAGTTTCAgcatttttgtcattttagtGTGTCAGAAATCACATCAAAACTAGAAATTACGTGCTCTATAAGGTTATGGAAAGCAATGATAGCTTGCATGTGTTGGGTTCGACATTAAGTGCTGTAAATTGTAAAAGATGCTTTTAGATGCAAGTGAAGTGAGTTCTCTGTTGTCTTCTTCAGTaaagcttttctttccttcttctcAGTTATGTAAAACTGTAGAAACATGATTTCATAactttttgttgtattttgaATTGGTGACCAATTTAGCTTCTTTACTTGTTTGCAActatctcttctcttctctgtcaGTAGATTCAAACCCTAAATTAACtgaaaaatcttttaaatTCTTGAATACAGGTAGTCAGTGCTAATCCAATGATGCCTGAAAGGTCAGTCtgtaatatatttaatttacttttaatctgtttatttttttaacttttagtATAATTGTTTGATATAATTAGAAAGTGACACTGGACCCTCCCTCAATCTTTTTACCAATAGTCATAAACGAAAGAGAGCCACAGTGGAAAGCATATATGATACTTCCCAAGCTCAGTCTTCTGTTCTGGAAAGAGCACAGGAGGTTGAAGTAAGCCTAGATCCTAAGTTCCCTAGCCTACTCAAAGTTATGCTTCCATCACATGTTACTGGGGGATTCTGGCTGGTAaaactcactcactctcttcACAATTTGTACACTTATCTCAAGGCGTTTGAAATCACATTTATTACCCTTCACTATTAAgacgatatatttatatgcacTCATTTTGGTTTTGCAGGGTCTTCCTAAGAAATTCTGCTGTGAGCATTTGCCAAAACAGGATATAATGATTGCTCTGGAAGATGAAAATGGGGAGGTATTCGAAACAAAATATCTGGCGGATAAGGTGGGACTGAGTGGTGGATGGAGAGGGTTTTCAATTGCTCACAAGCTACTGGAAGGAGATGTTATAGTTTTCCATCTAGTCACTCCTTCCAAATTTAAGGTAACTGATACcttcttgaaatttttgtgtggATCCCTTGTTAGTATCTTGAAATTGTTTGGCTGAGAAGTGCCATTGTGTAACATTTAGTTAAACTTGGTGAATTCGTtgaagaattcaaatttttggtCATTGCTTGCCTTGCAAGAGAAATCTTGTAAGTCAAGGTGATGTCAATGTGACATATGAAGATAGATGCTAGGAAGGCCATTATGACTGTCAAGATGACGAGCAGGGGCAGAGCTAGGATTTTAAGTGTGTGGCAGGGAacatataaaacataaattcaaagaaaagaaacgtTACCAatgtactaaaaaaataaaaggcacGACATAATTGAGTACTCAATCATGTACTAAAATGGGGTAgtcgttttttttatatcttgAACATTTCTATGATTGAATCTATATATGCATGTATTAAATATTGAATGTATAATAAAACAAAGTCAATAAATGACTACAAGATAACTTCATCTTACTtgtaaaaagataaaaatcaTGAGGCAAGACAATAATAAAAGGATGAATTGAAGCCCATGTATAGAATTTTAGAAAATATTGCAGGGGGCTAGGGCCACGTCAGGCCTTAGAGTGGCTCTTGATGATGAGAATGTTTATCCTGCAGTTTGGAGAAAAATGGTATGAACAATTTGGCTCATTGTAGATTTTTTAAGTTTGTCATAATTTATGCTTAGCTGTAGATAAAGGATAAGAGTGACTTTTCTTAGGATAAGATTACAGACATTTTAGTGCTTTAATATGCTACTCCTAAATGCACGCTAACCACTCAATTCTTTTGCTGCCTACTTGTTTAGGTGTATATTGTGAGATCAAATGGATTAGATGAACTTGATGGCGCTCTTGGCCTTATGAGATTAGATGCTTGCAAAAAAATGGACACTGGTAAGTTGTCTCAAAATTCACAAAGTTATTTCGCCAAGTGGCTTGACAGTCATTCTTCTTACTTTCTTCAAGGCAAAGCGCGCATTATGAATTTAGTCTAAGTCTTAAATCATGCAGGAGACACTGCTGCATGTGAAAGGGAAGAAAGTGAGACTTTGGAACCCATTTCAGAGGACAATGCAATAGCCTTTAATACAAAATCTTGTCCAATATTAGACCACTCTGAAAGTGAAAGTGAAGATGATGTTGGTTTTGAAGTTCTGGATGGACTTAGACTTTCAGAATCTGTTGTCACATTCGAAGAAGTGAAATGCATGGATGACTTCAACGTTCTGGTCAATGGTTTAAtcataaattctgagttttcgAAATACATTTTGAACAAGTATTATGAGCTTTGTTGCAGTCAAAACTCTTTCCTTCATGAACATCTTCTTGATGGTCTGAACTGTAAACTCGTAGCTGGAGTAATTTCTGAGACCGTAAACATTGCAGATGCCATCAGGGCGTGCAATATTACAACCCCAGAAGGTAATTTTTCCACCTGGGATCAGACTTTGAAAGCCTTTCAGGGTTTAGGCATGAACATCGGATTCCTTCTAGCCCGGCTAGACCAGCTTGTAAGTCTTgcttcaaaatcaaaaagatTTAAAGAGGCTAGACTTGAAAAGGACCAGGCAGAAGAAGAGATGAGGTGCTTGGAGGCAAAGCTTTTCGAAGTAAAAGAGGCTGTAAATAGGCTTGAATCTGAGATTGAGATGCTAAATACAAGTTCAGAGAACCCTGAGCTTGTGTTCCAAGAGGTGGCTAAATCCTCTTGGTGATGAAAAACTTAAAGCCGGCTGCTTGGTTCTTTTTGGGGTATAACTCAAGCTTTATAGTTCTGAACCAGAAATGTGCCGAAGCTACACTGTGAAGAAACATTTTGTGCCATGATCTTTGGGCTCTTTTTGTGGGGTTACAAGGACATCAATTGGCAATATTTTGTATAGGAGATGATGTACTGTTAGTATAGATTGCTGATCATCGGAGGTCTCAGTACCTACCAAGTAGGGAGGAAAATTGTAGCTTCTGGTTCTCTCTTTTGTAGTTTCCAGCTAACATTGGAGGATATGATATGATATAAGAACTAATTGCCAAATCTCCTTCTCTGCTACAGAAAAACACACACCACAAGAGGTTTATGTCAATTCCAATCTTTAAAATTTGTATCTAAAGACGGTCTTCGTTTTGGTAATCGACAACTTGTAAAAAGTAGATAAAAAACATATGAATTATTTGCCCCCATGCAGGATCGAACTGCAGACCTTCAGTTTACAAGACTGACGCTCTACCACTGAGCTATAAGGGCATTTGTGACTTTACTTATGAAATGTGCTTATTTACTGGTTTGAAACAGATTCCACctcattataatttataacattacttttttctttttgagatTACCCAATACTTTTATCTATAGCTTCCCACTGAAATTCAAACCTGGTCGTGAATCCCTAGTCGTCTGTGCAATTATCTCTATCATTAGTTCAGGTTAACATATCAAATatattctataaaaaaattttaaaaattttgcaaaaaaagaaaatataaatataaaaataaagctaaaaatcaaatatagtAACATAATTATACTTTACTTTCAAATGGTTGACTCTCAGTTTTTTCAAACACACGGATTTGATGCAAGGAACTTGTAACTCAAGTCGCGTTAAGAGTATTTACCAACTCTCAATATCTCgtgtataattaaaaaaaacacatacaaTGCTCTAATCTCAATTAGTGTATCAATTTCAAAGTACTATTTGTTGGAGGacaatcataaaataataaaataacatataataaaatac
Proteins encoded in this window:
- the LOC18768131 gene encoding B3 domain-containing protein Os01g0234100, giving the protein MAVLQDRKQSSSDLPPPKSNRRRPPRNKENMFRKKSSSLTQSQTTKSIVVSANPMMPESHKRKRATVESIYDTSQAQSSVLERAQEVEVSLDPKFPSLLKVMLPSHVTGGFWLGLPKKFCCEHLPKQDIMIALEDENGEVFETKYLADKVGLSGGWRGFSIAHKLLEGDVIVFHLVTPSKFKVYIVRSNGLDELDGALGLMRLDACKKMDTGDTAACEREESETLEPISEDNAIAFNTKSCPILDHSESESEDDVGFEVLDGLRLSESVVTFEEVKCMDDFNVLVNGLIINSEFSKYILNKYYELCCSQNSFLHEHLLDGLNCKLVAGVISETVNIADAIRACNITTPEGNFSTWDQTLKAFQGLGMNIGFLLARLDQLVSLASKSKRFKEARLEKDQAEEEMRCLEAKLFEVKEAVNRLESEIEMLNTSSENPELVFQEVAKSSW